Below is a genomic region from Brassica oleracea var. oleracea cultivar TO1000 chromosome C9, BOL, whole genome shotgun sequence.
NNNNNNNNNNNNNNNNNNNNNNNNNNNNNNNNNNNNNNNNNNNNNNNNNNNNNNNNNNNNNNNNNNNNNNNNNNNNNNNNNNNNNNNNNNNNNNNNNNNNNNNNNNNNNNNNNNNNNNNNNNNNNNNNNNNNNNNNNNNNNNNNNNNNNNNNNNNNNNNNNNNNNNNNNNNNNNNNNNNNNNNNNNNNNNNNNNNNNNNNNNNNNNNNNNNNNNNNNNNNNNNNNNNNNNNNNNNNNNNNNNNNNNNNNNNNNNNNNNNNNNNNNNNNNNNNNNNNNNNNNNNNNNNNNNNNNNNNNNNNNNNNNNNNNNNNNNNNNNNNNNNNNNNNNNNNNNNNNNNNNNNNNNNNNNNNNNNNNNNNNNNNNNNNNNNNNNNNNNNNNNNNNNNNNNNNNNNNNNNNNNNNNNNNNNNNNNNNNNNNNNNNNNNNNNNNNNNNNNNNNNNNNNNNNNNNNNNNNNNNNNNNNNNNNNNNNNNNNNNNNNNNNNNNNNNNNNNNNNNNNNNNNNNNNNNNNNNNNNNNNNNNNNNNNNNNNNNNNNNNNNNNNNNNNNNNNNNNNNNNNNNNNNNNNNNNNNNNNNNNNNNNNNNNNNNNNNNNNNNNNNNNNNNNNNNNNNNNNNNNNNNNNNNNNNNNNNNNNNNNNNNNNNNNNNNNNNNNNNNNNNNNNNNNNNNNNNNNNNNNNNNNNNNNNNNNNNNNNNNNNNNNNNNNNNNNNNNNNNNNNNNNNNNNNNNNNNNNNNNNNNNNNNNNNNNNNNNNNNNNNNNNNNNNNNNNNNNNNNNNNNNNNNNNNNNNNNNNNNNNNNNNNNNNNNNNNNNNNNNNNNNNNNNNNNNNNNNNNNNNNNNNNNNNNNNNNNNNNNNNNNNNNNNNNNNNNNNNNNNNNNNNNNNNNNNNNNNNNNNNNNNNNNNNNNNNNNNNNNNNNNNNNNNNNNNNNNNNNNNNNNNNNNNNNNNNNNNNNNNNNNNNNNNNNNNNNNNNNNNNNNNNNNNNNNNNNNNNNNNNNNNNNNNNNNNNNNNNNNNNNNNNNNNNNNNNNNNNNNNNNNNNNNNNNNNNNNNNNNNNNNNNNNNNNNNNNNNNNNNNNNNNNNNNNNNNNNNNNNNNNNNNNNNNNNNNNNNNNNNNNNNNNNNNNNNNNNNNNNNNNNNNNNNNNNNNNNNNNNNNNNNNNNNNNNNNNNNNNNNNNNNNNNNNNNNNNNNNNNNNNNNNNNNNNNNNNNNNNNNNNNNNNNNNNNNNNNNNNNNNNNNNNNNNNNNNNNNNNNNNNNNNNNNNNNNNNNNNNNNNNNNNNNNNNNNNNNNNNNNNNNNNNNNNNNNNNNNNNNNNNNNNNNNNNNNNNNNNNNNNNNNNNNNNNNNNNNNNNNNNNNNNNNNNNNNNNNNNNNNNNNNNNNNNNNNNNNNNNNNNNNNNNNNNNNNNNNNNNNNNNNNNNNNNNNNNNNNNNNNNNNNNNNNNNNNNNNNNNNNNNNNNNNNNNNNNNNNNNNNNNNNNNNNNNNNNNNNNNNNNNNNNNNNNNNNNNNNNNNNNNNNNNNNNNNNNNNNNNNNNNNNNNNNNNNNNNNNNNNNNNNNNNNNNNNNNNNNNNNNNNNNNNNNNNNNNNNNNNNNNNNNNNNNNNNNNNNNNNNNNNNNNNNNNNNNNNNNNNNNNNNNNNNNNNNNNNNNNNNNNNNNNNNNNNNNNNNNNNNNNNNNNNNNNNNNNNNNNNNNNNNNNNNNNNNNNNNNNNNNNNNNNNNNNNNNNNNNNNNNNNNNNNNNNNNNNNNNNNNNNNNNNNNNNNNNNNNNNNNNNNNNNNNNNNNNNNNNNNNNNNNNNNNNNNNNNNNNNNNNNNNNNNNNNNNNNNNNNNNNNNNNNNNNNNNNNNNNNNNNNNNNNNNNNNNNNNNNNNNNNNNNNNNNNNNNNNNNNNNNNNNNNNNNNNNNNNNNNNNNNNNNNNNNNNNNNNNNNNNNNNNNNNNNNNNNNNNNNNNNNNNNNNNNNNNNNNNNNNNNNNNNNNNNNNNNNNNNNNNNNNNNNNNNNNNNNNNNNNNNNNNNNNNNNNNNNNNNNNNNNNNNNNNNNNNNNNNNNNNNNNNNNNNNNNNNNNNNNNNNNNNNNNNNNNNNNNNNNNNNNNNNNNNNNNNNNNNNNNNNNNNNNNNNNNNNNNNNNNNNNNNNNNNNNNNNNNNNNNNNNNNNNNNNNNNNNNNNNNNNNNNNNNNNNNNNNNNNNNNNNNNNNNNNNNNNNNNNNNNNNNNNNNNNNNNNNNNNNNNNNNNNNNNNNNNNNNNNNNNNNNNNNNNNNNNNNNNNNNNNNNNNNNNNNNNNNNNNNNNNNNNNNNNNNNNNNNNNNNNNNNNNNNNNNNNNNNNNNNNNNNNNNNNNNNNNNNNNNNNNNNNNNNNNNNNNNNNNNNNNNNNNNNNNNNNNNNNNNNNNNNNNNNNNNNNNNNNNNNNNNNNNNNNNNNNNNNNNNNNNNNNNNNNNNNNNNNNNNNNNNNNNNNNNNNNNNNNNNNNNNNNNNNNNNNNNNNNNNNNNNNNNNNNNNNNNNNNNNNNNNNNNNNNNNNNNNNNNNNNNNNNNNNNNNNNNNNNNNNNNNNNNNNNNNNNNNNNNNNNNNNNNNNNNNNNNNNNNNNNNNNNNNNNNNNNNNNNNNNNNNNNNNNNNNNNNNNNNNNNNNNNNNNNNNNNNNNNNNNNNNNNNNNNNNNNNNNNNNNNNNNNNNNNNNNNNNNNNNNNNNNNNNNNNNNNNNNNNNNNNNNNNNNNNNNNNNNNNNNNNNNNNNNNNNNNNNNNNNNNNNNNNNNNNNNNNNNNNNNNNNNNNNNNNNNNNNNNNNNNNNNNNNNNNNNNNNNNNNNNNNNNNNNNNNNNNNNNNNNNNNNNNNNNNNNNNNNNNNNNNNNNNNNNNNNNNNNNNNNNNNNNNNNNNNNNNNNNNNNNNNNNNNNNNNNNNNNNNNNNNNNNNNNNNNNNNNNNNNNNNNNNNNNNNNNNNNNNNNNNNNNNNNNNNNNNNNNNATGATCATCCACTTCTTTACCAAACTCAAGCACTATGATCATCCACTCCTTTACCAACTCAAGCACTATGATCATCTACTCATCAAACACTATGATCACCCACTCATTTACCAAATTAAGCACTATCTTTGTTATTTTATGTATTGTTGTTCACTATAAATACTATCACTCATCTCACTCTTTTGTACACCATAAACAAGAACAAGAGTTTATAATCAAAGAACCATTACATCTTCTTCTTCTTTCTTATAATAAACTCTCTCTCTTAGCTAGTGTTATTTGCTTCCTACGGGTATTAAATTCTACTCTTATTTAAATTTATCGATACTATAAATTATAAGTTATTTCATAACAAAATTGCATTTCTCAAACTTGCAACACCCAAGTTCTAAACATGAATTAAAAAACAACCGTGATCTTAACATTAACTCCTAAGTACAGTAAATCAAAACTTCTAACATAACAATTTAGCCTATACAATTACTGAGACACCATTCCCAACCAAAAAACATTATATTATACAAATAAAAAAGAGAAATAAGAATGCTTCAGATTCAAGAAACATAAAACTTCATCTAGGGCCAGAGAGCTCCATAGCTTGCGCAAGCAAAGTAGAGTCATCAGTAAGATCAGAGTATCTATCCGAAGACGACATCAACTCATTAACCCTACCGTTGCTCCCTTTCGAACCACTCTCTGATCTCCCTTGAGAAGCTTCCCATCTCTCAGCAAGCCCATCTCCTTCCAGCATCCTAACAACCTCAGACATCTTCGGTCTATGCCCAGGCAAATACTGCGTGCACAGCAACGCCACTCTCACCATCTCCTCCAGCTCAATCTCATCGTAGCTCTTCTTATCCTTCAGCAGCTCTTTATCCACAAGCACCTCGAGCTTCTTCTCAAGATGTATCTTCTTAACCCACTCGAGCATAGCGCCTTTCTGGTTAGCCGCTTTACCAAACTCAAGCGCTCTAAGGCCCGTTACAAGCTCGAGGAGAAGAATCCCGAACCCGAAAACATCGGTTTTCTCGGAGGATTGACCAGTTGAGAGATACTCAGGAGCGATGTGGCCTACCGTGCCTCTCACGGCAGTTGTTACATGAGTGTCTTGGTGATCAAGGAGCTTAGCTAAACCGAAGTCGCCAACCACGGCTTCACAGTAGTCATCGAGGAGTATGTTCGCAGCTTTGACGTCGCGGTGGATGATCTTGGGATCACACTGCTCGTGGAGATACACGAGCCCTCTTGCGGCTCCTATGGCTATCTTCTTCCTGACGCTCCAGTCGAGAACCGGTTTGGCTTTCATTCTGGAAGCTACGCTTCCGTTAGACATGTAAGGGTAAACAAGAAGCTTCTCGGCTTGGGTGATGCAGAAGCCGTAGAGTCTCAATAGGTTTCGGTGAACGGCTAAGCTGATCATTTCGACTTCTGTCTGGAACTGAATCTCTCCTCCTAACGCGTTTCCATCTTTGAGACGTTTCACCGCGACCACGGTGTTGTCTGTGAGCGTGCCTTTGTATACGTTCCCGTAGCCTCCTTTCCCTAAGAGGTTCTTGCTGCTGAAGTTGTTCGTAGCGATCTGAAGCTCCCTGAAACCGAATCTCCTTAGGTTTCCTAGTGAGACTTCCTCGTGATGATGATGCCCATCTTTGACATCAAAGAATGTGTTTTGGTTATGTCTTTGTCTCCACCAGAGAAACAACCCAACAACAATGAAGATCAATGATACAATCCCAACGCTGGATCCAACTGCGATTGCCATTTTGTGATTCTTTGATCTCCCAACGTACAAAGGAGCTTTAAGAAAGAGAGAAAGCAGTTGTTAGTAATGCATATGATCATACCAAGATTGAAGTGTGTTCAAGTACTTTTGCTAGTTACCTCTAGTTTCATTTAAGTTCATAGACATTGGTATCAATGTAGTTCCGTTGCAGTCTGGTTCCTTACCCGTGGGACAGATCAGCGGGTTCCCAACTATGCTGTAATCAAAAGGGAAACTATTTTAGTTGATCAAATGCTATATAAAGAGTGAGACATTGAGAAAGAATGAATCACCTAAAGGTCTTTGCGGCAGATCTTGGGACTGGACTACTAAGATTGTTGTATGACAAATCTCTAGAAAAAAGAAAAAAAAAACAGATCAAATCTCGACCGCACATTAACTGGTTAATGTGAACTGATTGATGAATTTTAGCTTACAGTAAGACAAGTTGAGTCATGTTGGATAGTGACAGAGGTATTACTCCAGAGAGAGAATTGTTATTAAGCCTCCTGATCATACACATATATATCAAGATCACAAACTAAAAGATTTTTTAAACAAATTTAGTTCTAGTCTTACAGGTATTGCAAGCTTCGTAGATTGCCCACTGAAAAAGGAATTTCACCGTGGAAGAAGTTATCAGAGAGATCAAGAGTCTCAAGCCTTGTAAGCCTACCAATCTCAGAAGGGATTTTTCCTGTTATGTAGTTGTTCTGCAACAGCCTGCAAGAGCAAAAAAAAAACTCATCAAAAACATACACAAAAAAATAATCAAAAATTATTTAAAGTAAACAGTAAGTACTTACACAATCCTAAGATTTGTTAAGTTGGTAATGCTTGGAGATAGTGTACCAGATAAGTTCTGACTAGGTGTGCCCCTGTAATAAAAATTAAAGCATTTCCTCTTTTAATTAACATTAAAAATGGATGTAATGATGTAAATGTGAAACTTACAAGCCAATGACAAAGTTTTCTGAAGAACAAGTGACCATTGTCCAGCTACAAGGATCAACAGCATCTCTATCCCAGTTATCAAGAACACCATGAGGATCATGTAATGAAGCTTTTATGTCCATCAAAGCTTGCACTAAAGAAATATTCAATTCCCACATTAGTTTGGGATCAAGAACTTGAAAAGTGAGGAATACAAAAAAAAAAAACTAGAAAGCTAAGGAGTGAGACTGAAGATTTAAACTTTATGATGACTTACCTTCAAAGTTAACTCCTTTAGAAGAAAGCAAACCGCTCACAGAGCAGAGAAGGCATGAAAATCCCAAGAAATAAACTAAAGATCTTCTCATCATCATCGTCATCATCATAAGTATAGTACTCTCCTTTGCTGAAACAGAGAGAATGAGAAGAAAAGAAGATGCACTCAGTTTACAGATAATTTGGTATTTGATGGAGATATAGAGAGAGTGAGATAGAACAAATCTTTATGTTTTTTTTTTTTGCTTTTAGATTTGGTTTAAATTATAAACATTTCAACATCAAGAAAATTTGCTTTATATGGTAAAAGAAACCCACTTCACCAAAAGCATGATCTTTATTTAAAAAGAATTATTTTTTATGTGTCAGAAATTAAATTAAAAAAATGGAAATGACATATCAGATTCATTGGTAGTCTAAAGTGAAATTCATAGCATGCTTGTCGATAAAGCTTTTGTGTGTGGGGAGACCGTTAAAAGTAATAAACTGATATTAAAAATGTAAAAAAATATTAATATTTGCCCATATACTTGTAGAGGACAAGAATAGTCAGTAGAGCAATTTGTATTTCAAAAATTAACAAGGGTAGAACAGGATATCAGAATATTGTTCTTTTGCTAGCTGCCACCCTGTCATGTTTTTGTCTATGGTTTCTTGTTT
It encodes:
- the LOC106319170 gene encoding protein NSP-INTERACTING KINASE 1-like — its product is MMMTMMMRRSLVYFLGFSCLLCSVSGLLSSKGVNFEVQALMDIKASLHDPHGVLDNWDRDAVDPCSWTMVTCSSENFVIGLGTPSQNLSGTLSPSITNLTNLRIVLLQNNYITGKIPSEIGRLTRLETLDLSDNFFHGEIPFSVGNLRSLQYLRLNNNSLSGVIPLSLSNMTQLVLLDLSYNNLSSPVPRSAAKTFSIVGNPLICPTGKEPDCNGTTLIPMSMNLNETRAPLYVGRSKNHKMAIAVGSSVGIVSLIFIVVGLFLWWRQRHNQNTFFDVKDGHHHHEEVSLGNLRRFGFRELQIATNNFSSKNLLGKGGYGNVYKGTLTDNTVVAVKRLKDGNALGGEIQFQTEVEMISLAVHRNLLRLYGFCITQAEKLLVYPYMSNGSVASRMKAKPVLDWSVRKKIAIGAARGLVYLHEQCDPKIIHRDVKAANILLDDYCEAVVGDFGLAKLLDHQDTHVTTAVRGTVGHIAPEYLSTGQSSEKTDVFGFGILLLELVTGLRALEFGKAANQKGAMLEWVKKIHLEKKLEVLVDKELLKDKKSYDEIELEEMVRVALLCTQYLPGHRPKMSEVVRMLEGDGLAERWEASQGRSESGSKGSNGRVNELMSSSDRYSDLTDDSTLLAQAMELSGPR